In Drosophila ananassae strain 14024-0371.13 chromosome 3R, ASM1763931v2, whole genome shotgun sequence, the DNA window TACTTTCGCCAAAACTGGGATGAACAGCCTCCAAACCCGAATCAGGTAAATATCTATGAAGTTATCTTTTTATACAACATTTGTTAATccatttcttaaatattagATGCGTTGGAAACCCTTTGATTTGCCTGAGGATGGCAAGACCGTAAACTTTGTGGAGGGCTTGCACACTGTTTGTGGCGCTGGAGATCCCAGATCTCGTCATGGCCTCGCCGTGCACATTTACTCCTGCAATGGCTCCATGGACTCCTCAGCTTTCTACAACAGTGATGGGGACTTCTTAATCGGTGAGTGTAACTTTATATCATATGGAATCTTAAGGTTTCTAAATAAAGATTATTTCAGTGCCCCAGGAAGGAACCTTGAATATAACCACGGAGTTGGGAAGAATGACGGTGGCTCCCAATGAAATTTGTGTTATTCCCCAGGGCATTCGATTTGCCGTCAATGTGAATAAACCTTCCAGGTGAGCCCATTCTGATGAAATCTTAAAATATAGTAATTTAATTGATTGTTAAATCATTTTTTAGGGGCTACATTCTTGAGGTTTACGATGGACACTTTGTGTTGCCAGATTTGGGACCCATTGGAGCCAATGGATTGGCAAATCCCAGAGATTTTGAAACTCCAGTGGCTTGGTTTAGTGATAAAGACATAAATGGTAAGTAATAATCGGTTTAAATAAAACATCTAAATTAAACTAACCCCACTCTAACCTTTACAGATTTCCAAGTCATATCCAAGTTCCAGGGCAGCCTTTTTGTGGCCAAACAGAAGCACACGGTCTTCGATGTGGTGGCCTGGCATGGCAACTATGTGCCCTACAAATACGACTTGGCCAAATTCATGGTCATCAACTCGGTCAGCTTTGATCATTGCGATCCCAGTATTTTCACCGTGCTCACCTGTCCCAGTTTGAGAGCCGGAACTGCGATTGCCGACTTTGTGATCTTTCCCCCACGCTGGTCTGTCCAGGAGCACACTTTCCGACCGCCCTACTATCACAGTGAGCTCTCACTTCATATAGCTTTAATGTGGTTTTCagaaacttttatttattaaactaGGAAACTGCATGAGTGAGTTTATGGGCCTCATTCTGGGCAAGTACGAGGCCAAGGAGGAGGGATTCGCCGCCGGCGGGGCCACCCTCCATTCGATGATGACTCCCCACGGACCGGATGTCAAGTGCTTCGAAGGTGCCTCAAAGGCCAAATTGGTTCCGGAGCGCATAGCCGAGGGCACTCAGGTATGGGCCATAATATAGCTGGAAatctttaatatatttaacaaatattttttaggcTTTTATGTTTGAATCATCTTTAAGTTTGGCGGTTACCAAATGGGGAGAAGAAACTTGCCAGAAACTGGATGCCGCCTACTACGAATGCTGGCAGTccttgaaaaataattttaaaatttctgAAAACTAATAAGcgattatatttaataaatttatagaaGAAAAAGGATAAAGTATTTTGAACGAGTATAcaaaatgtttgtttattgTTATACAAGTTTTGGACACTTATTTATGATTCTACCAACAGACTGAGTTAGGATTTATGTATTATTTCAAAATGAATACTTCTGAATCACAGTACAAACCTGATTGGACGGATAAATTGAACATTTTTGAGTGATATGGTAATAAAAGAAGGATGTCATTAAGCTAATGTTAACTATTATTCCTGGACGAAAAATCAAGATCCTAAATGCAGtttcttaaaacttaaagaactcttaaaattcattaaaaccTTTCatgattattataatattttacaaGAACTTACTCAGTCCGTTGGTAAaataacattaacatttagaATTCGGCTTTATAATGCCAGCGGGGAAACCTTAAGTCTAATATAATTGAACTCTTATATCTTAAAAGTAATACTCGGAGCCGATCGTGGACTTCGATTATTAAAAACCTGGCTGCCATTTAATCGGCAAACGCACAAATTGTTGCAGTTCATCGGCGTGGGTTCGCTAATTTTTTGAAACTCCGGAGTGTTGTGGGAACTAGTGACATTATCGTCGGATCGGCGGCTATATAAAAATTTGGTGGCACAATTGCAGGAACTCAAACGGGAGGAGTTCGTGGCTGATCCGCAATATTGGTGTGGGGATGGCTCCAAACTAGCTCTGGTAAACGCACAGTAGCTGTCCAGAGTTTCTACTGTACTGATAAGATCCGGTGTCAGCTCCGAATGTTGTTGATTCGTCAGCCAATAGGTTCGCATGTCGCCTTTTCCCTAAAAAAAGGAAGGTGTtcttttttctaaattttccGAGACCTTTTAAGTTACCTTAATGTTGGTTAGCCCCCTTTCGATGCAGACGTAGCCTCCAATCGTCTGGAGAAGTTGGTTAGTCGCTTCGGAAATATGAATCTTCATGGACTGTCCGGTGCTTTCCATCCTGGAAGCTGTATTCACAGTGTCTCCAAAAAGGCAATATCTGGGCATCTAATTGAAGGATTATACCCACTGTTTTCTGGGTTGAATTGCGGAGTAAACTCACCTTGCGACCCACAACACCAGCGGCACAGGGACCAGAGTGAACTCCAATACGTAGCTGGACAGTCTCCGTGGGTTTGTGTCGGATCTTTAGGTTTCCAACTGTCTCCAAAAGATGAAGTGCCAAGGAGGCTATTTCGCCGGCATGTCGATTGCCGTTTGGCAATGGTAGACCCGAAACAACCATATAGGCATCCCCAATGGTCTCAACCTTGTAAACATCATAGTTGGAAATAATGGAGTCGCAACAGGTGTACCATTCATTTAGCATTTCGACCACCTGGAATGGAGTGCTGGTGGTACAGAGTTCGGTGAAGCCCACAATGTCACTGAACAGTATGGTGACACAATCGAAGCACTCTGCCTCTACGGGATCTCCACGTTTCAGAAGTTCGGCTACAGGTCTTTAATTGAtagtatttataaaattatttgaattttttcatgATTAGTTTAGTAATATTACCTGGGCAGCATTTGGTAGAGCAGCGTATCGGTTTTCTTTTTCTCCTCGTACAATAAATTAGTACGTTCCTGAACAAGACCCTCGAGATTATAGGCATACTTCTCCATTATAGACAGCATATTATCAAATATATTGGGTTTCCTTTAAAAAATAGTTGATTTTAAAAGAGAATTTTAAATCCACAATTTGTAAAGCTTACAAGCCTGCCTGGAGTTCCTTCAAGCGCATGCGAATTAGTCGAATATCTGGCCTGGCTTCCGGATCCTCATCCCAGCACTCACACAAACACTTGCGAATATATTCCGGTATTTCCAAGTGTGTGTGCGTCAGAGCCGGACGAAATACGCCGTGCTGCAGCAGTTCCGGGCATTTGACAAAATGAATTATCTCTAAAAAGtgtaaaatacaattttatttcGGGACAAAATCATTTCTCAAGTGCCTAATGTCCTACCCTCCTTTGAGTAGGTGGTTTCGCCCCAAGGACCCTTGCGGCCAATCATCTCGTAGAGCAGTATCCCAAAGGAATAGACATCCCCCTTCTGGGTGCCACGAGGAGGTCGATAGTCATCCCGCAAAAGCTCCGGCGCCATGCAGAGGGCACGTTTTACTTCCAGTTCACTCCTGCGACACGGCATTCAGAAAATGTGATTATTTTTATCCATTATTGTAAAGAGCAGATGGAATACAAAATGGCAATAAAATGAGGTATATTTTGAGCTTACTTATTAGGCTCATCTTGTCCCGCCTTCAGTTCGTGAAGTCCAAAGTCCGAGATCTGACAAACCCACCGGGAGTCGATCAGGCAGTTACTGGATCTCAGGTTGCCATGGGAAATGATTTCCGAGTCATGAAGATATATCATGCCCTTCAATATATCCGCCACCAGCGAGGAGATGAACATGTGGTCTAAGTAGAGGTCCTCATTGGCCAGCACATCCTCGAGACTGCCCCGGGCACAATAGGTGGTAAACAGGATAACCGATCCATGATCCGTGGAGGCCCCAATAAAGTTAATAATGTTCTCGTGGCGTACCTTGATATTATTTAAAAGGTATTTGAAATTATCCATAAAAAGTTAGCTTTTGAAGTTACCTCTCGCATTAATTTGAGTTCCTTGCGAATGGATCGGGTTATGTCCACATTCTTTTTGTGAATCTTTCTCATGGCCACAATATTGCCACGAAAAAGAGCTACAAGAttttagatatttaaaaataatattataataacaataatatttAACTGTAATCTCTACCTATATTTGTAAAGGACCTTTTGTTGGCTTCACCAACTACCAGAAGGCTTTGTCGACAAACTTGAAACTAAAATGGGAAATAATATAATTGATATAACTTAAATATGCAGGTAATTTCTTGGGgaatttacaatatttttgttgcttgGATTATTGTATTCCCCTAGGTTTATAATTGTAACCTCCTTCATATCCACTTTCCACAAAAGTCCCGCCAAAGTTTGTTCGTAGCGGTAATgcctttaaaaatttttaaaaatgtttaatatattaaaaaagcaacaatatTTAAAACCTACTTAATCAGCAACGCAATGGCCACCACTACGACCAGGGCACATAAAGGACCAGTTACCAGGTATCGCCAATCAAGTCCTTTCCTAGGACACAGCTCGCCATTAAATCCGCAAAGAGGCTCAGCTCTGGGGGGACGACCGTTAAGCCATTGAATAGGTCTGTCGTTTTTTATATAACGAAACTCCTAGGGAATATTTtaagatatttatttataacttATACTTAGTCCTTTATGTTTAACCAACCGGTATTAGGGAATTCTTATCATATGCGAAGAAACCCACTGGTTGCATCGTCATCTTGGCCAGGGAACCACCTGAGGCGGCACCTACATCGTTTTGCAAGGTTATTACAGTATAATTACCCTCCGCATCGCCATTGGAATCAATATACACCTTTGCCAGAATCAAAATAAGATTTATTTATCCCTTAAAGAAACCATACTCACATCGAATCCTTGTATGGAGTGATAGGATCTATTGAAAATGCGACTCATTACCAAGTTTCCATCGTAAATATCTCCTCCAAATTGTAAAACTTCTGATATGGCGCGGACATAGATCATAACACTGTCGTACAGGTGCAAACCGTAGATTGGAACCTAGTTTATcataaaaatgttataaaaataaaattttaaatgttaCTCATTAGAgtttggaaaagaaaataataccGATATGTTGTCGAACACACGTTGGTGATATGGAACCAGAAATGGAGTTTTCCGAGCATagtcttttatttttgaacaaaTATCGCTGTAAAATAAAAGAACCACCAAAGCTAAGTAATGGgtttcgaaatatttttatttgcatttcatGCTAAATGACTAACGTTTCAAAACAAAGATAGGTTTTCAATACCATTTATAGATTTGAGAAGAATTTATAACAAAATGTTAAAGGTTTCTGTGATAATATTAAGAATCATGCTTTTTTAAAGAAAGGACAACGTcactatttaaaaattcacATTAAAATTGAAAGAGAAAGACGCAACAAAAACACTGACAGTTATAGTTATAACTAAGAGTCAGATAAATTACCGAATATGGGGGTTTTGTGGATATGTCATGCTTATTTTTATAACTGAACGAAATGAGATTTTGTCCAGTGATTtgctcttttcttttctaatATAAGGATCTAAATAATCTGGAATAGATGGTGCATGCATTAGAAATCTAGTCCTGGTCCACAAGAGCCATACAATTCACTTACTACGTTCCATAAAGTTAACTCTCCGATTTGAATCGTAGATCTCATCATCCACGGACACCACAATGTAGTCCCCACTTTCCAGGAGTCGGCGATTCTGAAGACCCCGCACAAAGTCAACCATGGCGATGTGCTCTCCAATGAATACGTAAACTATTTAGGAAGTTTtagttaattaaaatgttttaatttctaATAAAGTTCTTTAAGTTAAAGCACAATTAAAATCCTTACTGCGAGTTGTTAGGTATGTTTCTTCAATAATTTTATCGATTTGCGATAGAGTCTTCGTGGTTGGTATATAGTCGgatatgtatttaaaatggCTGATGGTGAAGTTTCTTGCCTCAGCCAGTTCCTGTTTCATTGTTGaagaaaatttcataaatcctaattaaataaaattaataccTCACCTGAATGGCCCGGGCTACGTCAGAACCAAAGATTGGTTTGGAACTGACAACGATGGAAAACTTTTCCCAATGAAAAGCACTCAGCAAACTTATGACACTTTTGGAAACCTTGGTAATTTTGAAGTCATAcataaagtatttttttttgcaaattaaTACTCTACCTTTGAGGCGGGGGCCAGAGTTCGAGCAAAGGTATGAAATGTACTCTTATTGGAGACTATGGAGTCGGCGCATTtctaaaataaacatttgtcTTAAGTTGTTTTAGTTTAAAGAGCTTTAATTTCGAGTGGagtttaaaagttttattGGTTTTGATATGTTTTTGCAAAAGTTTTGTAGGTTAAGCACTCAGGCAATCTTTAAACACACTTAATCCTGGAAAGAAGTGTTGTTTTGGCAGTTTGAGTTTAAGCGTCCATTAAAGAGtgagtttttgaaataaaatccAGTTGCTTGTCAAATGTCAAGATGAGAAGCACTTTGAATTGAACCTATGTGACCCAGTTTATGGTTCACCTGTCATAGTACTCACAAATGATAGCATGGGTGTGTTCCATGCGGAAGCCAGCAGTGCCTCGGAGGTGCAGCTCTCGTCCGGTCCAATAAAGGCGGTCACCCCAGCCTCACGCATCTGCGTCATTGCCCTAGGAACGGAGTATTCATATGAGGCAACCATTTCAAAGGACAAAGGAGTCGTGGGTTAAATTGCATGAATTACCTCAAAGGCCTCACACGGTAGGCGCTCATTTTGTGGCCTATGTCGACGGGCTTGAAGGCCAATTTTTTTCCCAACAACAGTTTCGGATTCTTGTTCACATCCTCCACGGCGAGTGGCAGTCCTCCCAGCGTCACCTGTCGCAAattgtttgaatttaaatttaagtcGCTAGCCTTGTTTCTTTTATAATTAAAGATGCAGTTGTGCGTGAAAAGATCCTAATTAATGCATGTTTTGGTAATGACAGTGCCAAAGACAAACACAGACCGACAACGTCAGTGGAGAAATTTATGCGGGGAGTTCATAGGGAAGTGGAGTTTAATTAAGGAATTTCTAATTTATAAATCTTAAGCCACAAAAGAATGCAATTTATGGCGCCATCAAGAGCATGAAAAAGgctttgaaaaaaatataaactccACTGAAGTTACTAAAGAAAGGGAAGGAGAACATCATTAGGAAGCTAACATAGAAAGAGGAATTTAATGTAGGTATTTTTAATCAAGTCCCACAAAAGAATGCAATTTAAGGATGCCCTGAGGCTACAGAGATGGCTAAAAAATCtaataaaatttgtaaaaataattataacatttttattaaaagaaagtTAGTTGATCACCAGCATTTCAAAGCCCAGAAGTTCGTTAATTCCTTGGGCATAGGCTCGAAGTTCGTGGTCGCTGCGACCGATGGTCCTGGCGCACAACAACCGTATATTAAGCCGCATGGCCAGGATGAAGCTGGTAATGGCCAGTGTCACGATATACAACCAGAAACCGATGGCCAGAAAGGCGAGCAACACAAAGTAATCGGCCTGAGGTCGATTTTCGTTAAACAGGCACATCCACAGGCAGACGGGGAGCTTACAGAGGCCTTGGACAATCTTAATGCACCAGGGCAGGATCATCAGGGGACTGCACTGCTGCCACACAGACAGTGCTGAGTTGCGGAGTCTGGATAGGAAGCCTTCGAGGGGCCCCTTGGAACGGAGATATATCATCCCGTAACCGTAGAACATGCCACCCATAGCGAACCCGGAATACAATGGACTGTATATCAGGGCCATCGGATCCAAAAACACGAACAGCCGGGTCTTGGATCTCTGCTGCCCTGGCGTGGCCTCGATTTCTATCCTCATCTCCAGCAGCGTCAGCATCATAGTCACTTGGAGGATCATGAATAT includes these proteins:
- the LOC6497583 gene encoding homogentisate 1,2-dioxygenase, giving the protein MAQYKYLSGFGSHFSSEDERCPNALPVAQNSPQVCPYNLYAEQLSGSAFTAPRTENVRTWLYRKLPSAVHLPFQPFRGAKYFRQNWDEQPPNPNQMRWKPFDLPEDGKTVNFVEGLHTVCGAGDPRSRHGLAVHIYSCNGSMDSSAFYNSDGDFLIVPQEGTLNITTELGRMTVAPNEICVIPQGIRFAVNVNKPSRGYILEVYDGHFVLPDLGPIGANGLANPRDFETPVAWFSDKDINDFQVISKFQGSLFVAKQKHTVFDVVAWHGNYVPYKYDLAKFMVINSVSFDHCDPSIFTVLTCPSLRAGTAIADFVIFPPRWSVQEHTFRPPYYHRNCMSEFMGLILGKYEAKEEGFAAGGATLHSMMTPHGPDVKCFEGASKAKLVPERIAEGTQAFMFESSLSLAVTKWGEETCQKLDAAYYECWQSLKNNFKISEN
- the LOC6497944 gene encoding guanylate cyclase 32E, coding for MPLRMRATNCTTTATATVALCSVYFVLLGCQRIHGNPLAAGSAASSRRLSDTINIGFLAEYSQMRVTLGGLPLAVEDVNKNPKLLLGKKLAFKPVDIGHKMSAYRVRPLRAMTQMREAGVTAFIGPDESCTSEALLASAWNTPMLSFKCADSIVSNKSTFHTFARTLAPASKVSKSVISLLSAFHWEKFSIVVSSKPIFGSDVARAIQELAEARNFTISHFKYISDYIPTTKTLSQIDKIIEETYLTTRIYVFIGEHIAMVDFVRGLQNRRLLESGDYIVVSVDDEIYDSNRRVNFMERNYLDPYIRKEKSKSLDKISFRSVIKISMTYPQNPHIRDICSKIKDYARKTPFLVPYHQRVFDNISVPIYGLHLYDSVMIYVRAISEVLQFGGDIYDGNLVMSRIFNRSYHSIQGFDVYIDSNGDAEGNYTVITLQNDVGAASGGSLAKMTMQPVGFFAYDKNSLIPEFRYIKNDRPIQWLNGRPPRAEPLCGFNGELCPRKGLDWRYLVTGPLCALVVVVAIALLIKHYRYEQTLAGLLWKVDMKEVTIINLGEYNNPSNKNIFQVCRQSLLVVGEANKRSFTNIALFRGNIVAMRKIHKKNVDITRSIRKELKLMREVRHENIINFIGASTDHGSVILFTTYCARGSLEDVLANEDLYLDHMFISSLVADILKGMIYLHDSEIISHGNLRSSNCLIDSRWVCQISDFGLHELKAGQDEPNKSELEVKRALCMAPELLRDDYRPPRGTQKGDVYSFGILLYEMIGRKGPWGETTYSKEEIIHFVKCPELLQHGVFRPALTHTHLEIPEYIRKCLCECWDEDPEARPDIRLIRMRLKELQAGLKPNIFDNMLSIMEKYAYNLEGLVQERTNLLYEEKKKTDTLLYQMLPRPVAELLKRGDPVEAECFDCVTILFSDIVGFTELCTTSTPFQVVEMLNEWYTCCDSIISNYDVYKVETIGDAYMVVSGLPLPNGNRHAGEIASLALHLLETVGNLKIRHKPTETVQLRIGVHSGPCAAGVVGRKMPRYCLFGDTVNTASRMESTGQSMKIHISEATNQLLQTIGGYVCIERGLTNIKGKGDMRTYWLTNQQHSELTPDLISTVETLDSYCAFTRASLEPSPHQYCGSATNSSRLSSCNCATKFLYSRRSDDNVTSSHNTPEFQKISEPTPMNCNNLCVCRLNGSQVFNNRSPRSAPSITFKI
- the LOC26514904 gene encoding uncharacterized protein LOC26514904 — translated: MFETISRYIRYHRCGFIFMILQVTMMLTLLEMRIEIEATPGQQRSKTRLFVFLDPMALIYSPLYSGFAMGGMFYGYGMIYLRSKGPLEGFLSRLRNSALSVWQQCSPLMILPWCIKIVQGLCKLPVCLWMCLFNENRPQADYFVLLAFLAIGFWLYIVTLAITSFILAMRLNIRLLCARTIGRSDHELRAYAQGINELLGFEMLVIN